A genomic stretch from Enterobacter dykesii includes:
- a CDS encoding YjjW family glycine radical enzyme activase — MNSRCALVSQVIPFSCVDGPGSRLALFLQGCNLRCKTCHNPWTIGRCNDCGDCVPHCPHDALTIQAGRVWWQESDCQQCDTCLQLCQQQATPMAHRFSVEEILTQVRKSAPFIEGITVSGGEATTQLPFLIALFTAIKADPALRHLTCLVDSNGLLSETGWQKLLPVLDGAMLDLKAWGNAHHRFLTGRENPQIKQSIRWLADRHRLTELRLLVIPEQCDYLEHLKPLTTFIHGLGNVPVRINAFHAHGVYGEAASWRSATPEDVEPLARALEKQKITVIRPALYL, encoded by the coding sequence ATGAACAGCAGATGCGCTTTAGTTAGTCAGGTTATTCCTTTTTCCTGCGTGGACGGGCCGGGCAGCCGCCTGGCCCTGTTTCTGCAGGGCTGCAACCTGCGCTGTAAAACCTGCCACAACCCGTGGACGATCGGCCGCTGCAACGACTGCGGGGACTGCGTGCCCCACTGCCCGCACGACGCGCTGACTATTCAGGCCGGACGCGTCTGGTGGCAGGAGAGTGACTGCCAGCAGTGCGACACCTGTCTGCAATTGTGCCAGCAGCAGGCAACGCCTATGGCGCACCGCTTCAGCGTGGAAGAGATCCTCACCCAGGTCCGCAAATCCGCCCCGTTTATCGAAGGGATCACCGTGAGCGGCGGTGAAGCCACAACGCAATTGCCGTTTTTGATTGCCCTGTTCACCGCGATCAAAGCCGATCCCGCCCTGCGCCACCTCACCTGCCTGGTAGACAGCAACGGTCTGTTAAGCGAAACCGGCTGGCAAAAGCTGCTGCCGGTACTGGATGGCGCGATGCTGGATCTGAAGGCGTGGGGGAACGCGCATCACCGCTTCCTGACCGGGCGCGAAAACCCGCAGATCAAGCAGAGCATTCGCTGGCTGGCAGATCGTCACCGTTTGACGGAGCTCCGCCTGCTGGTGATTCCGGAGCAGTGTGATTATCTGGAACACCTCAAACCGCTAACGACCTTTATCCACGGGCTTGGGAATGTTCCGGTGCGCATCAACGCGTTTCATGCGCATGGCGTTTACGGTGAGGCGGCGTCGTGGCGCAGCGCCACGCCCGAGGACGTTGAACCCC
- a CDS encoding YjjI family glycine radical enzyme: MPHSSPDALQQRCQQIVTSPALTPEQKRHFLALEAENNLPYPAPSEAARAALDEGFICDMFEGHAPYKPRYVLPDYAKFLANGSAWLELEGAKDLDDALSLLTILYHHVPSVTSMPVYLGQLDAILTPYVRILTQEEIDSRVKRFWRYLDRTLPDAFMHANIGPADGPITRAILRADAELKQVAPNLTFIYDPEITPDDLLLEVAKNICECSKPHISNGPVNDKIFTKGRYGVVSCYNSLPLAGGGSTLVRLNLKAIAERSASIDDFFTRTLPHYCQQQMAIIDARCGFLYEQSGFFENSFLVKEGLIDADRFVPMFGMYGLAEAVNALCEKAGIAGRYGKDAQANALGYRISEQLAAFVENTPVKYGWKQRAMLHAQSGISSDSGTTPGARLPYGDEPDPISHLLAVAPHHKHYSSGISDILTLDETVKRNPQAVVQLCLGAFRAGMREFTANVAGNDLVRVTGYMVRLSDLEKYREAGSRTNTTWLGEEAARNTRILERQPRVISHEQQMRFS; the protein is encoded by the coding sequence ATGCCTCACTCCAGCCCCGACGCCCTGCAGCAACGTTGCCAGCAGATTGTGACAAGCCCGGCGTTAACCCCGGAACAAAAACGTCATTTTCTGGCGCTGGAAGCGGAGAACAACCTGCCTTATCCGGCACCTTCTGAGGCTGCACGAGCCGCACTGGACGAAGGTTTTATCTGCGACATGTTCGAAGGCCATGCGCCTTACAAACCCCGTTACGTTCTGCCGGATTACGCAAAATTTCTCGCTAACGGTTCAGCGTGGCTGGAGCTGGAAGGCGCGAAAGATCTCGACGACGCCCTCTCGCTGTTAACCATCCTCTACCATCATGTTCCTTCCGTCACATCGATGCCGGTCTATCTCGGTCAGCTTGATGCGATATTAACTCCATATGTTAGAATTCTAACACAAGAAGAGATCGATAGCCGAGTAAAACGTTTCTGGCGCTATCTCGACCGTACGCTGCCGGATGCGTTTATGCACGCAAACATCGGGCCTGCTGACGGCCCCATTACCCGTGCCATTCTGCGTGCCGATGCAGAGCTGAAGCAGGTTGCACCGAACCTGACCTTTATCTACGATCCCGAGATCACCCCGGACGACCTGCTGCTTGAGGTGGCAAAAAACATATGCGAATGCAGCAAACCGCATATTTCTAATGGCCCAGTGAATGATAAAATTTTCACAAAAGGCCGTTACGGCGTGGTGAGCTGTTACAACTCTCTGCCGCTTGCAGGCGGCGGCAGCACCCTGGTGCGCCTTAACCTCAAAGCCATTGCTGAACGCAGCGCATCCATTGACGACTTCTTCACCCGCACGCTCCCGCACTACTGCCAGCAGCAAATGGCCATCATCGATGCGCGCTGCGGTTTCCTGTACGAGCAATCTGGCTTCTTTGAGAATAGCTTCCTGGTAAAAGAGGGGCTGATTGATGCGGATCGGTTTGTGCCCATGTTTGGCATGTACGGCCTGGCGGAAGCGGTAAACGCGCTCTGTGAGAAAGCAGGAATAGCGGGACGCTACGGAAAGGATGCACAGGCCAACGCGCTGGGCTATCGCATCAGCGAACAGCTTGCGGCGTTTGTCGAAAACACGCCGGTAAAGTACGGCTGGAAGCAGCGCGCGATGCTCCATGCGCAGTCGGGGATCAGTTCCGACTCGGGCACCACGCCGGGCGCGCGTCTGCCCTACGGCGACGAGCCGGATCCCATCAGCCATTTGCTGGCGGTAGCTCCTCACCACAAACACTACTCTTCCGGGATAAGCGATATCCTGACGCTGGATGAGACGGTAAAACGTAACCCGCAGGCGGTAGTTCAGCTTTGCCTGGGCGCGTTCAGGGCGGGTATGCGTGAATTTACCGCCAACGTAGCGGGTAACGATCTGGTCCGCGTGACCGGTTATATGGTGCGACTATCGGATCTGGAGAAATACCGGGAAGCCGGATCGCGCACCAATACCACGTGGCTGGGCGAAGAGGCCGCACGCAATACCCGTATTCTGGAACGTCAGCCGCGCGTGATAAGCCATGAACAGCAGATGCGCTTTAGTTAG
- the deoC gene encoding deoxyribose-phosphate aldolase, whose amino-acid sequence MTDLTASSLRALKLMDLTTLNDDDTNEKVIALCHQAKTPVGNTAAVCIYPRFIPIARKSLKEQGTPDVRIATVTNFPHGNDDIEIALAETRAAIAYGADEVDVVFPYRALIAGNEQVGFDLVKACKDACAAANVLLKVIIETGELKEEALIRKASEISIKAGADFIKTSTGKVPVNATPESARIMMEVIRDMGVSKTVGFKPAGGVRTAEDAQQFLAIADELFGADWADSRHYRFGASSLLASLLKALGHGDGKSASSY is encoded by the coding sequence ATGACCGATTTAACTGCAAGCAGCCTGCGCGCGTTGAAACTGATGGACCTGACCACCCTGAACGATGACGACACCAATGAGAAAGTCATCGCCCTGTGCCATCAGGCGAAAACGCCGGTGGGTAATACCGCAGCCGTTTGTATCTACCCGCGCTTTATCCCTATTGCCCGTAAGTCGCTGAAAGAGCAGGGTACGCCGGACGTGCGCATTGCAACCGTAACTAATTTCCCGCACGGCAACGACGATATCGAGATCGCGCTGGCTGAAACCCGCGCGGCGATTGCTTACGGCGCAGACGAAGTTGACGTGGTATTCCCGTACCGCGCGCTGATCGCCGGCAACGAGCAGGTCGGTTTTGACCTGGTGAAAGCCTGTAAAGACGCGTGTGCGGCGGCAAACGTGCTGCTGAAAGTGATCATCGAAACCGGCGAGCTGAAAGAAGAAGCGCTGATTCGTAAAGCATCTGAAATCTCCATCAAAGCCGGTGCGGATTTCATTAAAACCTCTACCGGTAAAGTGCCGGTGAATGCGACCCCGGAAAGCGCGCGCATCATGATGGAAGTGATCCGCGACATGGGCGTATCCAAAACCGTTGGTTTCAAACCCGCGGGCGGCGTGCGTACCGCCGAAGACGCGCAGCAGTTCCTGGCGATTGCCGATGAGCTGTTTGGCGCCGACTGGGCGGACTCCCGTCACTACCGCTTCGGCGCGTCCAGCCTGCTGGCTAGCCTGCTGAAAGCGCTGGGTCACGGCGACGGTAAGAGCGCAAGCAGCTACTAA
- the deoA gene encoding thymidine phosphorylase: MFLAQEIIRKKRDGHALSDEEIRFFINGIRDNTVSEGQIAALAMTIFFHDMSMPERVSLTMAMRDSGTVLDWKSLNLNGPIVDKHSTGGVGDVTSLMLGPMVAACGGYIPMISGRGLGHTGGTLDKLEAIPGFDIFPDDNRFRDIIKDVGVAIIGQTSSLAPADKRFYATRDITATVDSIPLITASILAKKLAEGLDALVMDVKVGSGAFMPTYELSEALAEAIVGVSNGAGVRTTALLTDMNQVLASSAGNAVEVREAVQFLTGEYRNPRLFDVTMALCVEMLISGKLAKDDAEARAKLQAVLDNGKAADIFGRMVAAQKGPTDFVENYAKYLPTATLSKAVYADSEGFVSAMDTRALGMAVVSMGGGRRQASDTIDYSVGFTDMARLGDSVDGQRPLAVIHAKDEASWQEAAKAVKAAITLDDKAPETTPTVYRRITE, translated from the coding sequence GTGTTTCTCGCACAAGAAATTATTCGTAAAAAACGTGATGGTCATGCATTAAGCGACGAAGAGATCCGCTTCTTTATCAACGGCATTCGTGATAACACCGTCTCTGAAGGGCAGATTGCGGCTCTGGCGATGACCATTTTCTTCCACGATATGTCGATGCCTGAGCGCGTGTCGCTGACCATGGCGATGCGAGATTCAGGAACCGTTCTGGACTGGAAAAGCCTTAACCTTAACGGCCCGATTGTGGATAAACACTCCACCGGCGGCGTGGGCGATGTGACGTCTCTGATGCTCGGCCCGATGGTGGCAGCCTGCGGCGGTTATATCCCGATGATCTCCGGGCGCGGCCTGGGCCACACCGGCGGTACGCTCGACAAACTGGAAGCCATTCCGGGCTTCGATATCTTCCCGGACGACAACCGCTTCCGCGACATTATTAAAGACGTTGGTGTGGCGATTATCGGCCAGACCAGCTCTCTTGCTCCGGCAGACAAGCGTTTCTACGCGACCCGCGACATCACCGCAACCGTTGACTCCATCCCGCTGATCACCGCCTCTATCCTGGCGAAGAAACTGGCAGAAGGGCTGGACGCGCTGGTGATGGACGTGAAGGTGGGCAGCGGCGCGTTTATGCCGACGTATGAACTCTCAGAGGCACTGGCCGAAGCGATCGTGGGCGTATCCAACGGTGCGGGCGTGCGCACCACCGCGCTGCTCACCGACATGAACCAGGTGCTGGCATCCAGCGCCGGTAACGCCGTCGAAGTGCGTGAAGCCGTCCAGTTCCTGACCGGTGAATACCGCAACCCGCGTCTGTTCGACGTCACCATGGCGCTGTGCGTTGAGATGTTAATCTCCGGCAAGCTGGCCAAAGACGACGCAGAAGCCCGCGCGAAACTGCAGGCGGTGCTGGACAACGGCAAAGCGGCGGACATTTTCGGCCGCATGGTTGCAGCCCAGAAAGGCCCGACCGATTTCGTCGAAAACTACGCGAAATACCTGCCAACCGCGACGCTCAGCAAAGCGGTGTATGCCGATAGCGAAGGGTTTGTCTCTGCAATGGACACCCGTGCGCTGGGTATGGCGGTGGTCTCGATGGGCGGCGGCCGTCGTCAGGCATCGGACACCATTGATTACAGCGTCGGCTTTACCGATATGGCCCGTCTGGGCGACAGCGTTGACGGTCAACGTCCGCTGGCAGTGATCCACGCGAAAGACGAAGCCAGCTGGCAGGAAGCGGCTAAAGCGGTGAAAGCGGCTATTACGCTTGACGATAAAGCGCCGGAAACCACACCGACTGTCTATCGCCGTATCACCGAATAG
- the deoB gene encoding phosphopentomutase: protein MKRAFIMVLDSFGIGATEDAERFGDVGSDTMGHIAEACAKGEADNGRKGPLTLPNLTRLGLVKAHEGSTGKIAAGMDGNAEVVGAYAWAHELSSGKDTPSGHWEIAGVPVLFDWGYFSDHENSFPQELLDKLVKRANLPGYLGNCHSSGTVILDQLGEEHMKTGKPIFYTSADSVFQIACHEETFGLDKLYELCEIAREELTEGGYNIGRVIARPFIGDKAGNFQRTGNRHDLAVEPPAPTVLQKLVEEKDGHVVSVGKIADIYANCGITKKVKATGLDALFDATIKEMKEAGDKTIVFTNFVDFDSSWGHRRDVAGYAAGLELFDRRLPELMELVGEDDILILTADHGCDPTWTGTDHTREHIPVLVYGPKVKPGSLGHRETFADIGQTLAKYFGTSDMEYGKAMF, encoded by the coding sequence ATGAAACGTGCATTTATTATGGTGCTGGACTCATTCGGCATCGGCGCAACCGAAGATGCAGAACGTTTTGGTGACGTGGGTTCCGATACCATGGGCCATATCGCGGAAGCCTGTGCAAAAGGCGAAGCGGACAACGGTCGTAAAGGCCCTCTGACTCTACCTAACCTGACCCGCCTCGGGCTGGTGAAAGCGCATGAAGGTTCTACCGGCAAAATCGCAGCCGGTATGGACGGTAACGCGGAAGTCGTGGGAGCCTACGCCTGGGCTCACGAGCTCTCCTCCGGTAAAGACACCCCGTCTGGCCACTGGGAAATCGCCGGTGTGCCGGTGCTGTTCGACTGGGGTTACTTCTCCGACCACGAGAACAGCTTCCCGCAGGAGCTGCTCGATAAGCTGGTGAAGCGTGCCAACCTGCCGGGCTACCTCGGTAACTGCCACTCTTCCGGTACCGTGATTCTGGATCAGCTCGGCGAAGAGCACATGAAAACCGGCAAGCCGATTTTCTATACCTCTGCTGACTCCGTGTTCCAGATTGCCTGCCACGAAGAGACGTTTGGCCTGGACAAACTCTACGAGCTGTGCGAAATCGCCCGTGAAGAGCTGACCGAAGGCGGCTACAACATTGGTCGCGTGATCGCGCGTCCATTTATCGGCGACAAAGCGGGTAACTTCCAGCGTACCGGTAACCGTCACGACCTGGCCGTTGAGCCACCGGCGCCAACCGTGCTGCAGAAGCTGGTTGAAGAGAAAGACGGTCACGTGGTGTCCGTGGGTAAAATCGCGGATATCTACGCCAACTGCGGCATCACTAAAAAAGTGAAAGCCACCGGTCTGGATGCGCTGTTCGATGCCACCATCAAAGAGATGAAAGAAGCGGGCGACAAGACCATTGTCTTCACCAACTTCGTGGACTTCGACTCCTCCTGGGGCCACCGTCGCGACGTCGCAGGCTATGCGGCTGGTCTTGAGCTGTTCGACCGCCGTCTGCCGGAGCTGATGGAGCTGGTGGGCGAAGATGACATTCTGATCCTGACCGCGGACCACGGCTGTGACCCAACCTGGACCGGTACCGACCACACCCGTGAGCACATTCCGGTGCTGGTGTACGGCCCGAAAGTGAAGCCGGGCTCGCTCGGTCACCGTGAAACCTTCGCGGACATCGGCCAGACCCTGGCGAAATACTTTGGTACGTCTGACATGGAATATGGCAAGGCCATGTTCTGA
- the deoD gene encoding purine-nucleoside phosphorylase: MATPHINAEMGDFADVVLMPGDPLRAKHIAETFLEDVREVNNVRGMLGFTGTYKGRKISVMGHGMGIPSCSIYTKELITDFGVKKIIRVGSCGAVRMDVKLRDIVIGMGACTDSKVNRMRFKDHDFAAIADFGMVRDAVDAAKALGVEARVGNIFSADLFYAPDGGEMFDVMEKYGILGVEMEAAGIYGVAAEFGAKALTICTVSDHIRTHEQTTAAERQTTFNDMIKIALESVLLGDKE; encoded by the coding sequence ATGGCAACTCCTCACATTAACGCAGAAATGGGTGATTTCGCTGACGTCGTATTGATGCCGGGCGACCCGCTGCGCGCGAAGCACATTGCAGAAACCTTCCTGGAAGACGTGCGTGAAGTGAACAACGTTCGCGGCATGCTGGGCTTCACCGGTACCTATAAAGGCCGCAAAATTTCCGTTATGGGCCACGGTATGGGTATCCCATCCTGCTCTATCTATACTAAAGAGCTGATCACCGACTTCGGCGTGAAGAAAATCATCCGCGTGGGCTCCTGCGGCGCGGTGCGTATGGACGTTAAGCTGCGCGACATCGTTATCGGTATGGGGGCCTGCACCGATTCCAAAGTTAACCGCATGCGTTTCAAAGACCATGACTTCGCGGCGATTGCTGACTTCGGCATGGTGCGTGACGCGGTTGACGCGGCAAAAGCGCTGGGCGTTGAAGCGCGCGTGGGTAACATCTTCTCTGCTGACCTGTTCTATGCTCCGGACGGCGGCGAGATGTTCGACGTGATGGAAAAATACGGCATCCTGGGCGTGGAAATGGAAGCGGCGGGTATTTACGGCGTGGCGGCTGAGTTTGGTGCGAAAGCGCTGACCATCTGCACCGTGTCTGACCACATCCGTACTCACGAGCAGACCACCGCTGCCGAGCGTCAGACCACGTTCAACGACATGATCAAAATCGCGCTGGAATCTGTTCTGCTGGGCGATAAAGAGTAA
- the lplA gene encoding lipoate--protein ligase LplA, translating into MTTLRLLISDSYDPWFNLAVEECIFRQMPATQRVLFLWRNADTVVIGRAQNPWKECNTRRMEEDNVRLARRSSGGGAVFHDLGNTCFTFMAGKPEYDKTISTSIVLNALNSLGVTAEASGRNDLVVKTPEGDRKVSGSAYRETMDRGFHHGTLLLNADLSRLANYLNPDKKKLQAKGITSVRGRVANLVELLPGITHEQICDAIRDAFFEHYGERVEAEVISPDKTPDLPNFAETFARQSSWEWNFGQAPAFSHLLDERFTWGGVELHFDVEKGHITRTQVFTDSLNPAPLEALAARLQGCLYRADMLQQECDALIGDFPEQENELRELSAWIAQAVR; encoded by the coding sequence ATGACGACGTTACGCCTGCTCATCTCTGACTCTTACGATCCCTGGTTTAATCTCGCGGTAGAAGAGTGCATCTTCCGCCAGATGCCCGCCACCCAGCGCGTACTGTTTCTCTGGCGTAACGCCGATACGGTGGTCATCGGCCGCGCGCAAAACCCGTGGAAAGAGTGCAATACGCGGCGCATGGAAGAGGACAACGTCCGTCTCGCGCGCCGCAGCAGCGGCGGCGGCGCGGTGTTTCACGATCTGGGCAATACCTGCTTTACCTTTATGGCGGGCAAACCGGAATACGATAAAACCATCTCAACGTCCATCGTCCTCAACGCGCTCAATTCACTCGGCGTGACGGCGGAAGCGTCCGGGCGAAACGATCTGGTGGTGAAAACCCCCGAGGGCGACCGGAAGGTCTCCGGCTCCGCCTATCGCGAAACGATGGATCGCGGCTTCCACCACGGCACCCTGTTGCTGAACGCTGACCTGAGCCGTCTGGCGAACTACCTGAATCCGGATAAGAAAAAGCTCCAGGCCAAAGGAATTACCTCCGTACGCGGTCGCGTGGCAAATCTGGTGGAACTGCTGCCGGGAATTACGCACGAGCAGATTTGCGATGCCATCCGTGACGCGTTCTTTGAACATTACGGCGAGCGCGTGGAAGCAGAAGTCATCTCCCCTGACAAAACCCCGGACCTGCCCAACTTCGCCGAAACCTTTGCCCGCCAGAGCAGCTGGGAGTGGAACTTCGGTCAGGCTCCTGCGTTTTCCCATCTGCTGGACGAGCGTTTTACCTGGGGCGGCGTGGAGCTGCATTTTGACGTGGAGAAAGGCCATATCACCCGCACGCAGGTGTTTACCGATAGCCTGAACCCGGCACCGTTAGAGGCGCTGGCGGCACGCTTGCAGGGCTGTTTGTACAGGGCGGATATGCTGCAGCAGGAATGCGACGCGTTGATCGGAGATTTCCCGGAGCAGGAAAATGAGCTGCGGGAGCTGTCGGCGTGGATTGCACAGGCCGTGCGCTAG